From the Cyanobacteriota bacterium genome, the window GATGACCTTTGATACCAAGATCATCAATCAATTGACCAGCACCATAACCAGCTTGTGGGTTTTTAAAAGTACAACCACAGGTATATGATTTAATTGGTTGCCTAGTTGTTCTTGCTTTGTTATTTGCTTGCACTCTTGCTCTAATTGCATCTTTGTCATCTGGTTTCAAATTAAAAATAGCTGAAACCAATAAATGAGTTTGCGAATCAATATTGGAAGAGCGGTACGCAAAATCTAGATCATCATTCATTCTCACTTCAATCTTAAGACTTTCTAGGTTGAGCAATTTGACACTAACTAAAATATCAGAAATCTCAGCGCCATGCGCGCCAGCGTTCATCACAATACCGCCACCAATAGAGCCAGGTATCCCTTCCATAAATTCTGTTCCAGCAAGTGAGTCCCTAGTCATAAGGGCACAGAACTTGGGCATGCGTAAACCGGTGCCCACCTCGTACTGAGTCTCACTCAATTTCGTCACAAAATCGAGATTATTCGTTGAAACTAATACACCTTTCAAAGGTCTTGAGCTCAATAAAGTATTCGAACCAGCTCCAAGAATATTCCAAGACCAATTCTTCTCTTTTATCTCTTGAAATAAAGCTATTAATTCCTCTAAATTAGCAGGCGCAGCAAAAAACTCAGCACTAGCTTTGACCCTGAGAGTCGTCAACTTGGATATATCTGTATTTTGCTCTATTGTTAACATGGGTTTCTAGGGTATATCAATAGAATAACACGCAAATTAGCGATTTGAGATGTCAAAATTATGGAATATAATGAATAATTGCAAAAACTCAACATTAAATCTGGCCTTTCAATTTTGATTATTGCTTTTGTATTGAATCTGTCAGTTCAAGCACGCACACATATACTTTGCGGCAGCTCAGTAGATCAATGCCAAGAGAACCTACAAAACTATCCGCTCTTTGACACTCCCTACAAAGTAGCATCCAATTATTTACCGATCTTACCTATTCGAGCATTTGCCCATGCTGAAATATACAAAGACAAAAAGTCATGTAAATTAGAACGTCTCTATTATGTCAAAAACCTTGAAGCAGAATTTGCTGAACCATATCAAAAAACCATTCTTGATATTGAAGTTCATAATCATGGCTTATTTGGTCGCAGAATTATAGCCACAGGTAAACTCAATGAATTTGATTTAGAATACGAGAATAAAATCGGCGCAAGTCTACCAAGAAATGCATCAATGAAAGTAGTAGCTAAACTAGCGGGAGTAGAATTTCTAAATCTCCACATCAAAAGTGATGGCAAAAAAAATACTAACAAAGTGGAAGGGACTTACTTTGCAAAAGAAGTCAAATATCAAACCGAGTGGCGAGATACCAACGGTAGTTTAGCTAGCCTAGATTATAAACTACACACAGAAGGACTACATAATGAAGTTGATCACTTTCGTGCGATCACAAGAGGTTCAATCAATGAATATGAAATCTTTGGGCATGGCACCATGGTTAAACCAAACTACTATGAGTTTGAAGAGCATTACGGACCAATAGTTGTCAAAAGCAAACTTTGGATTATTGAAAAGTCTCAATGATAGCTGCTAGTACATGCTTAGTATGTGCGTAACTTAAACCACCTTGAAAATAACCAACAAAAGGTTCACGCAAAGGACCATCAGCAGAAAGCTCAATACTCGACCCTTCAATAAAAGAACCTGACGCCATTATAACTTGATCATCATAGCCTGAGATATCATCTGGTATAGGAGCAAACATAGAGTTGATTGGACAGTTATTCTGGACAATTTTACAAAACTCTATTAATTTATCTCTATCATTAAATTTAACAGCTTGAATAATATCATTGCGCTCAGCATCATAACGCGGCAAAGTCTCTAGCCCCATCTCTTCAAAGACTTTGGCAGCAAGGCTCATCCCTTTGAGTGCTTCACTGACAATAAGTGGCGCCATAAAAAATCCCTGGAAATATAATCTGGTTTGATCAAACATACAACCACCATGCTTGCCAATCCCTGGCGCTGTAACAAAGTCAGCGGCATTGTCTACAAGCTCTAGCTTACCGGCGATATAAGCGCCAGCCGCTACAATACCGCCACCTGGGTTTTTGATCAAAGAGCCAGCAATCAGATCAGCACCAATGTCAGTCGGCTCGCGCTCTTGAGTAAATTCACCATAGCAGTTATCAACAAAGACAATCGCTTTCGGATTTTGTGATTTAATTTCCTTGATTAATTTTTCAATATAATCAAGTGAATAAGAATCGCGCCATTCGTAGCCGCGCGAGCGCTGGATAAAGTAGACCTCATTACGACCGTCATCCTGAGGAGCCGAAAGCGACGTCAGGACCTCATCGCCACTACGCATTTGCAACTCAACTCCAAACCTCTCAATCCACGTATCAAAAACAGTCTGCAAAGTATCATAGGGCTTACCCACTGTAATCAAACGATCACCAGACTTG encodes:
- a CDS encoding methionine gamma-lyase family protein; translated protein: MTTINASSKYIDITGIQADLKLVWDRFDEIKDRTQIKVLNAFKQAGIQNSHFSWVTGYGYDDLGKDKLDELYAAYFNTEAALVRPQLVSGTHAIASAIFGNLKSGDRLITVGKPYDTLQTVFDTWIERFGVELQMRSGDEVLTSLSAPQDDGRNEVYFIQRSRGYEWRDSYSLDYIEKLIKEIKSQNPKAIVFVDNCYGEFTQEREPTDIGADLIAGSLIKNPGGGIVAAGAYIAGKLELVDNAADFVTAPGIGKHGGCMFDQTRLYFQGFFMAPLIVSEALKGMSLAAKVFEEMGLETLPRYDAERNDIIQAVKFNDRDKLIEFCKIVQNNCPINSMFAPIPDDISGYDDQVIMASGSFIEGSSIELSADGPLREPFVGYFQGGLSYAHTKHVLAAIIETFQ
- the murB gene encoding UDP-N-acetylmuramate dehydrogenase — translated: MLTIEQNTDISKLTTLRVKASAEFFAAPANLEELIALFQEIKEKNWSWNILGAGSNTLLSSRPLKGVLVSTNNLDFVTKLSETQYEVGTGLRMPKFCALMTRDSLAGTEFMEGIPGSIGGGIVMNAGAHGAEISDILVSVKLLNLESLKIEVRMNDDLDFAYRSSNIDSQTHLLVSAIFNLKPDDKDAIRARVQANNKARTTRQPIKSYTCGCTFKNPQAGYGAGQLIDDLGIKGHRVGDFVISNLHGNFFENHGEGTSFDFCELMKFVQTKAKSEKGMSLKPEVKPMGDFSEEEMGIWS